A stretch of DNA from Cannabis sativa cultivar Pink pepper isolate KNU-18-1 chromosome X, ASM2916894v1, whole genome shotgun sequence:
ttggacatgaggatagggttatggttgggtGTATAGGTGCTTGATTATAATCCGAGCTATAGTTATGTTattatttatgcttttcttactgagtcagtcgactcacagatattgtttgcttgtgtaggtaaaggcaagacTAAGGTTGAGCAGTCATGAGAACGAGGGGATGAAAATTGTACGTGTCGggacggttaggcctggagcgtacggtcCTTGGGACAACTAGTTGTATTTTGTCTAGTCGCTAAGTGACAACTTTTGTATTACATACTATGTTTCAGTTGTAAAtgttttgtaaacgggatcccagttatatataaatatgtatttattttggtattcataagtaattaaataaagttttaattaattatgtttttttaataaattcgttgattagcaacaagTTACACAATTAAGTTAAAATCACGATAACAAGCCTAAACTAGTAGAGTGTTACAAATCTCTTCCACCATTAATGTCATTATCGTCGTCTCTGCTTCCACCAATGACTCAACATTACGTACCACTCAAATATGAAGATTATCCCTTTAATGTTATGGAGTACTTGTTTAACACAGGAAGTTGGTTAATTTTTCGAGAACCAAAGTCACTTTGATAATGGTCAAATTCAAGAATTTTATAGTTTCGTTGGGTGAATGTTATGGAATCAATAATAATGATTTGagatattcttcttttcaggtttgttaatttaaactttaacgAATGAATCATTACTTTTGTTTAAATATATCAtaactaataaaattaataatatttgtcACCAGTTGCATTACCCTACTTCTAAATATTATGCTACAGATCATCATCTTCGAAGCATATCTAGTCTCCACTCCCCTCCAATACTTTGGGCTGGCAATTTTGTAATACAACGTGATGACACGACTCGAAAACAATACGAAATAAATGGGTTTGAGTGACACATTTAAAATCTGTGTCAAAATTGGGTCTACATGTTTAACACGTttattaaacatattattttCGGGTCAACACACTAAAAATGACACGATTATAACACGTATAAGCATATAtaagtattttaaaaataaaaaattatattatgtaaaaataaaaaattcttaaaaaatctcataaaaatacttttcttcttattttctttatcaaaaaaataataataaattaaaattatgaatTTTATGAGTTATGTGTATTGATATACATAATTGTGTTAACTGTGTCAAATTCTTATTATGTTATAACATATTTAATCGTGTGTTAAACGTGTCATTTTTCAAATTTGTGTCATGACACGTTTATTAAATATGTTATCGTGTCGTCTCGTGTCGTGTGACCTGTTAAGTAATCGTTTCGTGTTCACGTATCAACACAAATACAACGCAATAACACGAATTATCAGCGCTACAAACTTGCACTCTCAACAGTTCTCTGAACAGCCAAATGGAAGTTAATTAATATTCCAccatctacaaatatatatagatagattctatataaataaaaagtgtttTAACaatatttggaaaattttgaCTATTAAAAATGGTGTTAGGAATGTATACTATACGTTTGATGTTTTCAATTTGCCATAATCTAAAAATATCGATATAATTCATTCTTCAACAAAGAGTTGAACACATAAGTTTGTAaacacttttaaaaaataaatgaagtccCTCAAAACAAAAACTTGTAAATGAGCTCTTTCTTGATACCAAAaacaacaaatttttttttttttgattaggAAGTGTGCGTACAGCACaaacaagaacaacaacaaaaaacagACAGCAAAACAAACACCAGAAAAACAGCCAAAGAAAGAACAACAAACAAAGAGacgaattaaaaataacaaaccaACGACTCAATAACAAAAGAACACCTATTCCTCATCTATCACCAGGATCCCATTCCGTGAGGTCATCTAGCACTGATCCGTCCACGGCCTCAGGATTTATGCACCCAACTACGCTCGAATTAGTAGCCCACTTTGCAATATTATGAGCCATATAGATGCACTTGCGCGAGATATGGACAATGCCCCAATCATTCAGCTTGTCACAACAGTGAAGAAACCTTGATTTGGCTTCCTGCAGACTGAAATCCACACAAATGGACATAGGAGCTTCGAAGGCTTTCACGACACAAAGATTGTCACTTTGAAAAATGATGTTTTTTAGACCCAATTCAATAGCTTTTTCTGCTGCCAGGCACACTTCTGGCACACTGCATGAGCTTCAGCTAGCTTTGGCAAAGTTGCCATACCTTTCTTAACTGTGATCGAAAGAATTGTACCCGAATCATCTCGAATGACTGCAGATAACAAGCAGCCTGTAGCAGAAATTGCTACATCAGAGTTACAGCAGGCCCAGGAGGATGGAGGCGGAGTCCATTCTAGGACCTCCTCAACTCTATTCGAGGCAACCATGACATGGTCATGGATCTTCTGGCGAACCGAGTCAATGATCAGCACTAACTCAGTGTCCTTTTTACCATGCACTCGTTGGTTTCTTTCTCGCCAAATAGCTTCCACAATACATAAAGTTGTAGCCATGAAATCGAAAAATTCCACGTTCGGAGGGAGATTCGGACCTTTGTAGAACCAATCAAGCCAATCCTTCCAACAAGTGATGGTAACTAGTTCAGTGCGGATGCCCCATCCAAGGCTGAACCAAATGGCCTTAGCAATGTTGCACTTCTAGAAGAGGTGGAAAGATGTTTCACACTCCTCCTTACACATAGGACAAGGTCCCAAAACTCCATCCAAAAATGGGGCCATAGATACCAAAAACAACATTATCTTTccttttaaagattttttttatattatgacACAAACAGTTTTGATTAAAGACTTAACAATTACATAACTGACCATGGTAGATGATAAAGGAAACCACCTAAGACAATCATCTAAATAGTTAGCGGAAATCTTAGAAGCTAAAAAAGATTGactaaaaactaaaagtttcaCTTCTATACTTGCCATAATAATGAAAAAAGTACAAGGAGTTATCTCACTAGAGCTACATCACTAACAAAATTGATTTCCCACTCtcataaataaaactaaaagacTGTAACCAACACATATTATTGTACTCTTGTTTAGTTTTGGTGAGAATAAAGAGATGAGAATGAACTACATCCTTATTGCCACTTGATCTGCAGAACTTTTCTTCACAACACCTCTAGTGCATAACTCAGTTAACAACTCCAAAGCCTCAGTTGCAAATCCTTCATAAGCTAGACCTTCAATGAGAATGGTATATGTCACTTCAGTGGGTTTACATCCTTTGGATACCATATGATCCAGAAAATCGATGGCACGACTGGTTTGCCTAGTCTTACAAAGTCCCAACATGATAGAGTTGAAGGTGATTGCATTAGGCTTTATTCCAAGTCCTTGTAACTCATGGAAAAGCTTTATAGCTTCGTCAACTTTCCCTTCCCTGATAAGCCCTCCAACAAGTGAAGAGTATGTAATGATATCAGGCTTGAGACCTTTCCTCTGCATCTCATCCAATAGTTCAATAGCACGATCCGTTTTCCCCACTTTGGACAGCCCATCAATTACAGTATTGTAGGTGATCAGAACAGGTGAGCATCCCTTGCTACTCAGTTGATTAAGTATCTCCACAGCAACATCAACATTCCCATCTTTGCATAATGCTGTGAGCAAAGTGTTATAGGTAACAATATCAGGGTAACACCCCCTGCCCACCATTATGTCCAAGTACTCAATTGCCCTATCCATCTTCTTCTCTTTGCAAAACCCATGAAGCAATGGGTTGTAGCTCAAGGAATTAGGTGTACAACCATGCTTAGGCATCTTCTCCAAGATGTCAATTGCTCGACCTAGTAAACCTTTCCTGCACAAGAAATTAATCAAGATATTGAAAGTAACAACACTAGGAGAACAACCTTTTCTAACCATCTCAACTAACAGATTTTCGGCATCCATCCACCTCCCTGTGCTACACATGCTACGCAGaataatattatgagtaattacaTTTGGTTGGCAGCCATAATCTGATGCCATGCTATTTAAGAATTTGATTGCCTCACCCAATTTCCCTTCCTTGCACATCCCATTAATAAGAACATTGTAAGTTACCACGTCGGGTTTGCAACCTCTAATCCTCATCTCATCTAACAGCTTCATTGCCTGTTCAACCCCACTCTCTTTACAAGTTGCCTCAATCAATATGGTGTATGTAAACACATCTGGATAACAATCCTTTCTCAGCTCCCACAAATCAAGTACTTTCATGGCTTCTTTCAATTTCCCACTATCACAAAGAGTACGCAAAATGGTATTGTATGTAACAACATCAGGATCAACACTCATTCGGTTCAAAACCTTTAAAGCATTATCAATCTCTCCAGATTTGCAATACCCACTGATCAGAACATTGTAAGTTATAACATCAAGAACAGCCCCAGAATTCTCTAACATGTTTATGATCTGAGTAGCCTTTCTAGTCTTTCCACTCTTACAAAACCCTCGAATTAAACTCGTACAGGCTATAATATCAGGATGATCTCCGCGATTGACCATTGCCTCAATAACACTTAGCCCTGCATCCAATTTCCCATGTCTAACAAATCGACGGAGCTGATTGTTACCATCGAATTCCTCAAAATTAATAGAATTCTTAACTTTCGGCAACTTATTAGCATTGGAGCTAATTAAAGTTTCAATCTTGGAGAGAGCAAGAACAGGGTTTCTCCTATGTTTACGATAACCCTCATTTATCTTACACTCAACGTTGTGAGACAGAGCTAGAACCCGAGTTTTGCAGCACACTGAAACCCCAATACAGTAATTTTTCTTAGTACCATTGCATACATGGCTACCATTCTCCGAAACTGGTTTGTGAAATGAGCAAAACCCATCTGGGGTTCGCGTTATGGAAACGATTGAATCCATTTTCTCCAACTATTCTACCAcccaaaacaagaaaaaagaaaaaaggccCAATACTCTGaaaatacaaaaagaaaaaataaataaataaaaagattatgTACGGGAATATAGAGTACTGGAAAAGAAAGGGAAAGGGTAACCTTCTCTTGTATTGAAagagcttttctttttcttctgttCTCTAATGGAGTTTTGCCTTATCCGCCGTTCTGTCTTTATCTGATGGAACGGAGAGAGAAGGCTTGGCTTGGCGTGGCCTTTCAATCATCACAGTTGCCCTTCCAAGGCCCAAGTAGAATGTTaaagtataaattatataaggGAGTGTTTGGAATAGATTAATGTTAGCAAGAGAGTGGTAATGTTAAACATTGTCTTGTTTGTTTggaaggtttaattttaaaatgtcaTTCCCTTGGTAATGTAAATACCCTTGAGGAGGGTAATGttgatacattaaaaaaaaggtGGGATTAGTTATTCCcttctattatattaaattgaataacatttttaaattaataaataaatttaaataccattaatattatgatttattataaataaaatattacgatatatatatttagtctgTAAAATTGATTTTCTTATAActgagttatttttatgttattagcaataatatatatgcattatacataaattttatgagaatggtgtacataaatgacatagcgaacaaaaataaataacatagtgatatatagaaatatttattttaattaataaaaaatacaataaaatttattattttctaattaatcaatatatttctttaatgaataattattttatttttatgtataactAACATTctataaatacaataaaaaaatattttaattttaattttttaaaataatatataagattctTGTACTCAATCAAACAGTAAAATTCAATTAACGGGAATATGATTACATATTACCCTACACAACCAAAAGCAGTTTACACATTTCTCtataatcatattctccttcataATATTCCCTATAATCAAACTATTTTAAACACCTCATACCAAACGCCCCCTAAGAGTTTACCTTTTCTAtggtataaataaataatattagtgggttttggattttttttatttttttatatttatacgtgtttttatgttatatttttgtaaaaaaaaaaatatgaaaatttcatatttgtaaaataaaaataagtttcgCCAGAAAAGTCGCTAGTGCCGAAAAAGTTACCAGAAAAGTTAGTGTCGCTAGAAAAGTCACCGGAAAAATAACTGTCACTAGAAAAGTCACCGGAAAAGTCGCTAGAAAAGTTATCGTCACCAGAAAAGTCACCATCACCGAAAAAAGTCACTGAAAAAGTCACCAGAAGTAGATGTCTCagatataaacaaaaatagaactggttttataatataattaataaaaacaaataatacaaaataacctaaaccagttataattgaaatataaccgtatctataacataataaataaaaaaaaataacacaaaataactcagaccatttataattaaaatagaactggttctataacaatattataatgaataaaaataaaaaatacgaaataactcaaactggtttaattaaaatagaatcgattatataacataattaatGAGTATTATGTGTTATGATGTATTTTGTTGTggaactagttttgtttttaatttatgtttcagtGTTTTAGGAATTGATttcctctgtttttttttttaactgtaatcggtttgagttattgcgtATTTCTTGtttgtatttattatgttatataactggttgtattttagttataactggtttgagttattttgtgttatttgtttttatccactataacactgttatagaaccggttctattttatttataactagtttgagttattttgtgttatttatttttattcattatgttacaaaaccagttatattttaattataaatggtttgagttatttatttttattcatcatGTTATAGATCCGCttctatttttagttatatctgAGACATCTACTTCTAGTAAGTAATGACTTTTCCAGTAACTTTTCTAGTGATTTTTCCAATGACATTTCTGACGAAGATGAATTTTCTGGTGACTTTTCCGGTAACTAACTTTTTCAGTGACTTTTTCGGCATTCATAACTTTTAggctaaatttattattattttacaaatatgaaatttcgactttttttacaaaaatattatataaaaaagcccatacaaatatatatatatatatatattaaaaaaaaataactcataaccctataatattatttatttattccataaaaaaataaactatattatattttctcatattttttttttaaaaaaaacccttgtagtaaataataaaaggattatttcacaaatacataaaattaacaaaaaaattataaaaatacggttttacgaaattttatacatttttacgtttttttttattttatttacagaaaatacagtctttttatgttgtattcttgttaatttggtgttgatttttgttatatgtatgttattttttgttgttatttttatgttccttttatgtagttttcttattatttttgtattgtttttatggaaaactgtaaaaaaaaaaaaaaaaaaaaactctttaaacgaataaatgtaattttttatacataaaatTGTGCCATGTAATTATCCAATAATAAATGGACTTTTGAACACTCTTTCTACATCGTCCTACATAGGCTGTAAAATAAAGCCCATCCCAATGAACTCCCCTTAAActtaggggtaagttgaaaaataccctttttattaattaattaatcaaatttacttctaattttatatttatttgaaacatacctctttttatatgtattatacccaaaataccctgacataagagaatcacatggagagtatcttgaaatgACGgaggcaaaattggtacaatgtttaaaaaaagaggtaaaaatgatagactttaaaaaagagggtaaaaataaaagaggacaatttaaaaagggtatagagtgtaatttcctccttAAACCTATTGCGTGAAAAGTCTAGGAATTATAAAAAGGGGAATTTTGATAAATATGTGAATTGACGGtgaaatttacttttttataacataaataaataacattataagGTTAtgggtctttttttttttttttaagccatatttttataaaaaaaaaaagttaaaaatcccatatttgaaaaataacaataagttttgccggaaaagtcactaAAAAAGTTAACGTCACCGAAAAAATTACTGTCGCCGAAAAAATCAACGGAATAGTCAACGTCGCCAGAAAAGTCAACAGATTTGTCAATGGAAAAGTCACCAGAAGTAAATGTCtcaaatataactaaaaatataaccggttatatatgaataaaaactaataactcaaaccggttataattaaaatataaccggttctgtaacataataaataaatataaataacataaaataactcaaaccaattataattaaaataaaaccggttctataacagtgttataatgaataaaaacaaataacacgaaAGAACTCAATCtggttataactaaaaatagaaccggttatataacataatgaatacaaacaagtcggaataactcaaaccgattacaattaaaaacagagaagaaatcatttcctaaaacactgaaacataaataaaaaaaaaaaaacaaaactagttccACAACAAAATACTTCATAACACATAATACTCataaaaccggttataattttttttaataaaagtgaGGATCAAATGTCTCAGATATAATAAAAGTAAAACGgattctataacataatgaataaaaataaataccacaaaataactcaaacgagttataattaaaatataaccggtcttgtaacataatgaataaaaataaataacacaaaataaccccaaccagttataattaaaatagaaccggttctataacagtgttataatgaataaaaataaataacacgaaataactcaaaccgattataactaaaatagaatcggttatataacataatgaatacaaacaagtaatacgCAATAACTCAAttcgattacaattaaaaaacaaagaagaaaccaattcctaaaatactgaaacataaattaaaaacaaaactagttccACAATAAAATACATCATAACACATGATACCTCATAAAAccgtttataattttttttttttttaaaaaaaaaaaagtggagaTCAATTGTCTtagatataaataaaaataagaccggatctataatataatgaataaaaacaaataacacgaaataactcgAACCGGTTAtgaaatataaccggttctgtaacataatgaataaaaataaataatacaaaataactcaaactagttataattaaaataaaaccggTTCTAGCTATAAcaatgttataatgaataaaaataaataacacgaaataactcaaattggttataatttaaacaaaacattttacataatgaatacaaacaaataacacgTAATAACTCAAATCGAgtataattaaaaaacaaagagCCTTTCATCTTTCAAGCTCCCAACCTTACAGCCTTTATTAACGATGTCAAGACTATCTGAAATCTCGAATTCTTCCATCTGGTGAAAATACTTTAGCGCTTCATCAACATTTCCATGTTCTACAAATCAGATCATACTGTATTGATCAAAGCAAGGTTACAAAAgactaaaaatagaaaattttcttcatcaaatattacaaaagacccATCTTTCAATTCAAGAAAAATCAACATAATTCAGCTCGAAACCCAAAAATTCAACATACCCAACTGAAAATAAGGTATTCAAAATCTATAAACCCAATACAGATATTAATAGCCTCCACCAAGCTGTAcaagagtaaaaaaaaaaaagaacacaaataaagCACTGATCAATCAGATATACTTTCACACTTAAACGTAAAAAGTTGACTAGACAGACTTTAACCGCAGAGCGACTGGGGAGGATCACTGAACTAACAATTGCATActcaatttaaatataaaaactcaaaataatgTCATTGTTTTAGCTCTGCAATAAGAATTAGTGACTTTTAACTTGCCGTAAATATTGGAATTCCAGAATTAACAGGTCCTCTTGATGATATGAGATAAGAGAATGAAAAATGATCTTAAAGCATTTACAGTAAAGATGCATATCTTACAGTAAGTATAGAAGCTGGAACAGCGAGGATTGTGAGAGGAATGTATGCGGTCGCCCTGCAATATTTAGAAAAGTGAGGAAGCAAGAAATTCTGGCATTTAGCTAGATGCCCCAATAAGAAATCAAACCCAAAAACTTGGCCGCTGTTGCATTTGTCAGGCTTATTAGAGGTCAATGGAAGCCCTAGTATGAAGAAAACTTACAAGTAAGCTTTAGGCTGTTCTGTTATGGAGTTTTACAAGTAAGCTTGTTTGGTTCCCGAGAAAATTGATGGAAAATGATTAATTGTGATGATGCAGAGACCTATAGTTGTTTAAAACATAATCATCCATAGAGCATCAATGGCTTCTTTTAAAATTCCAGGACCTTCCTCCATCTCCAGCGACTCATAATCAGACCACCACCGCCTCTTCCTTCCGTTGTAGCATCCTTCCTCGTAATCTTCTCCTTCTTCATCTTCGTCTTCATATTCATCTCTTTTGCCTCTAAAATCAAAACCAAATCTTTGAGAGCGTTTGGTCTCGGCATTGGAATCCCATCGACAGTAGTGGGTCCGGCATGAACGGCGATAGTGGTAGTAAGAAACCCAAGGAAGAGCTGCTGATTGCTTTGATATAGGGGATTTGTTTGAACCATTAACTTCGTTCAACACCTCGATCGCCGGACTTTTATGtgtgaaaatgaaaaattaaaagctgaaaatttacaaagaaaaactaa
This window harbors:
- the LOC115697555 gene encoding pentatricopeptide repeat-containing protein At1g09900, which codes for MDSIVSITRTPDGFCSFHKPVSENGSHVCNGTKKNYCIGVSVCCKTRVLALSHNVECKINEGYRKHRRNPVLALSKIETLISSNANKLPKVKNSINFEEFDGNNQLRRFVRHGKLDAGLSVIEAMVNRGDHPDIIACTSLIRGFCKSGKTRKATQIINMLENSGAVLDVITYNVLISGYCKSGEIDNALKVLNRMSVDPDVVTYNTILRTLCDSGKLKEAMKVLDLWELRKDCYPDVFTYTILIEATCKESGVEQAMKLLDEMRIRGCKPDVVTYNVLINGMCKEGKLGEAIKFLNSMASDYGCQPNVITHNIILRSMCSTGRWMDAENLLVEMVRKGCSPSVVTFNILINFLCRKGLLGRAIDILEKMPKHGCTPNSLSYNPLLHGFCKEKKMDRAIEYLDIMVGRGCYPDIVTYNTLLTALCKDGNVDVAVEILNQLSSKGCSPVLITYNTVIDGLSKVGKTDRAIELLDEMQRKGLKPDIITYSSLVGGLIREGKVDEAIKLFHELQGLGIKPNAITFNSIMLGLCKTRQTSRAIDFLDHMVSKGCKPTEVTYTILIEGLAYEGFATEALELLTELCTRGVVKKSSADQVAIRM